The sequence gctcaagtcagcgattactcaaggaataataatcgagagtagagcgatatagtgcttaagaaagtgtgtaccttaataatgaggtgacttgagctatttatagatattcggatagtttcacgggcttgagcctcttatgggtctttgtagaattcagggtctgcttgaattaaatatatataatatttaaataagtttggacctaaaaaatatttagagtggaccttcatgattgggctcaggccCAATTGAATTTTTATGTGTAACCTatcaattaatattaatattaatattattaatactaataattaataaaatgatGAATGGTAAAgttttttcattgtgttttgtcATAATTGCTCATATTTTGTTCATTGAAGTATTAAATACGAtggatatttttgaaaactgcATCAAAATTATAAGGGCATTTTAGAAAGCATAGTATTAGTTCATCTCTCTCTCATTTTTATTGGATCTTCTTTATTGGGGTTTGTTttattggttcttcttatttggttaatatttttagttgattttattttttttatctttttcaCGGGATTTTAGTTGCTTTTATCGAGTCTTATTGGGGTTTATTTTATTGTCTCTTCTTTATTTGGTTAATATTTTGGTTTCTTCCATTgaatgtcattatttttattgggTCTTCGTTATTGGGTTGGGTTGATAATGAAAATCCTTCGATTCCTTCTTTATTTTGTCCTTATGTCATCGAAAATAATATTCTCTATTTATGGCGTAAATGTGAACTCCGTTTCCGCTGCCCTACGCCTTTAAAAGACTTCTAACCTATTGTAAGGGTTTCAAGAGGCAAAGAGGGAATTCTCGTAAGCTGATTGATCTTTGGCTGCTGTAAGTTCTATGATTATTTGCTTTTTAATTCTTTGATTATTGATTCATTTTCTCAACATTCATTCAAATTATTCTTTGAAAATCATTAAtaatcattaaaaattttaaaattttttgtacaaaatCATTAATAatcattaatatttttgaataaatttcaATTAGGGCATGAGGTTTCTGATTCACCACCCTTTCTTCACCAAATTTTGATTGGTCGCTGCATTTAGTACCTGACTGTGTGATTATGATGGtctaacattaaaaaaaatgaattgaaatcattattaaataattaatattattaataaattcaGTGCACCAACGTTTCTCTTTGGAGTCATATATAAATCAATGTTACGTGACATGTTGATCAACTTACAACCAGTATCCTCTCATTCTTTATGGATACCAAAGAATTTCAATGGCTAACTTTGATGTTAGTCCGATCAGCTTGCTGAACAAAAACTAGAGGGACGTGACTATAAAAGTCCTCATTGTTCGACAAGGTGGCCAGGGATCCAAAAATTCCGATGCAAAAATAATTAGAAAGATGATATTCGTCGATGAACAGTTAATTCGTATTCTTTTTGcgattttttaatttgtttttcatCGTGATATCATCAAATTAAGAGTACTTTTGTTCTATCGATTAATACTACTTTCTTGACATTGTGTTTTAAGGAAACAAAATTACATGGGAGTATTTTCGCAAGTgccataaaaaaatttcaagatgtaCCGAAGATGAACCAAAGCTATTTCATTTCAAATCCATCAATTGCGGAGGACAACCCAAACTATCCAAACGTCAATCAAGAATTTGAATTGGTTTTGCATAAAGATACAATTGTCAcgaaaacataaacatcattggaaAGTTATAATGTGGTGTCCAATTTTAAGGAATTAATTGTCTTGAAAAAAGATTTCAAGGAATTTTAACGATATCAATTTTTGGACCTCACATTGTAACTTTCCAAAGATTTCTAGGAATTAAATCTTTTTTCAAGACAGTAAATTCCTTGAAATTGGGCCTCATATTGTAACTTTCCAAGGATGTTTCTGTTTTCGTGACAATTGTATCTTTATGCAAAACCAATTCAAATTCTTGATTGACGTTTGGATAGTTTGGGTTGGTTTCCTCAATTGATGGATTTGAAATGAAATAGCTTTGGTTCATCTTCAGtacatcttgaaatttttctATGGCACTTGCGAAAATAATTCCATGTATTTTGGTTCCCTAAAAACACAATGTCAAGAAATTAGTATTAATCGATAGAACAAAAGTACTCTTAATTTGATGATATCACGATGGAAAACAAATTAAACAATCGCAAAAAGAATATGAATTACCTATTTATCGACGAATATCAGATTTCTAATTGTTTTTGCATCGAAATTTTTGGATCCCTGGCCACCTTGTCGAACAATGAGAACTTTTATAGTCACGTCCCTCTGGTTTTTGTTCAGCAAGCTGATCGGAGTAACATCAAAGTTAGCAATTGGAATTCCTTGGTATCgataaaaaaatgagagaatatTGGTTGTAAGTTGATTAGCATGTCACATAACAGAGGTTTATATATGGCTCCAAAGAGAAACGTTGGTGCACtgaatttattaataatattaattatttaataataatttcaattaatttttttaacgtTAGGCCATCATAATCACACAATCAGGTACTAAATGCACCGACCAATCAAATTTGGTAAAGAAAGGGTGGTGAATCAGAACTCTCATGCCCTAATtgaaatttattcaaaaatattaatgatTTCGTTCAAAATATTAATGATTTTCAAAGAATAATTTGAGTGAACGTTGAGACAATGAATCAATAATCAAGgaattaaaaacaaataatcataGAACTTACAAAGTGAAGCAGGTAATTCGATGGGTAGATAAAAAAAGCGGAAGAAGTGGATTTAGAAGAGAAGTGATACTGATTAATAATTTTAAgtgaataataaaaaaaattacatttgtGATTTGTTACTTTCATCTTAGACGCAAATCTTTATTTTTGACTCGATACTATGAGCATAACCATATGGGACAATCTTGCCTTAAATGAAGGAGAACACTTGCATGAAACAAAGTTGACCCACCCCATGGTTGCTTTCTCGAATGTCAAAACGAAATATCTTGTAGGTAAATTAGAACATAAACTATAAAAGGATTATAATTTGAACTCTAACTTTTATACAATACATCATGCATTATTATTTTCTTTCCAATAGAGGTCCAACTCACGGCTACAACAACGAGTGGAATGTTTCTGCATTCATTTTGCAATGAGACACAAATAATTAACTCATGGTATGCTTATAAATCCGTGTAAAAAATGtttgttaaaaaattttgaaatcagAATTCACTCAATTAGTGTTTCGATTATGATGTCTGAGCTTTTGATTTCATTGGCAGGCTGCATGCTAATGTTAATGATCAAAGTTTAGAAGAGATGCGGAAGACAAAGAGAATTAAGAACTCCGAAGAAGTGACATTGGCACAGTTGCTGAATAAAAGAGATACTTTGAAAAAGGTCAGTACATCATATGATGTTTCAATGTATGTTTCATTGATTGCAAAAAATAATGTCATCGccaatttaaaaaatatgtagAGTAAGTACTATCACTTCAAAGCAAGGGTACACCAAGTGAAAAATAGAGCGAGCTCATGGTATGAAGCATGTAGTAATTGCAGTAAGGGAATATCAAAGACAATTCTGGGAAAAATTGTATATAATGCGCGGATTTTAACATTCGTTGTAATTTCTAGGTAATAATTGTTGTGATTTGAACTTGTCGGTAATATTCATccaattttaattcttcttcATTCTCATAATATTAGCTTCATATAACAAATTgaacaaggaaaaaaaaaattatttcaaattatataaataattaatctctCCACGTGTATCATCACACGTGCTTTTTTTATTAGTATATGTATATTTACCAATAAAAATTGATTGACTGATATTGAAAGAACAAGTACTCAAACTTGTCAAAAATATTTGCCCAAAATCAGTACAAAAATCCTAAAAAATTTTGTACGGAATCACTACTATTACACCGAAATAGGAATACTCATGTTTAAAGAAGGTACCAAATTTGCACATTTGAGGCTAAAAATATTTCACTTGCTAGATAAATTAGAGAGTGATCTTTTTCCCGTTTCTCTTTCTCTATGGACATATATAGATGGACGGTCCAAAAAAGTTTTCAACCcctttaattattaaattaaattaaacccaataattaaatatacttcCTATTTTTCCCATTCCACCAAATTTAACCAAAGTCTTCCACAGTCAAACAAGAATCCGATATTCCTTCTTTGCCTCCAAAAATTTCGAACAcacctctctctctctctctctctcatatATTCACAAAACTCAACTACCAACTTCTAATGGTTACTAAAACATAGAAATATAAAGCCCCTAACCACATTACAAAACcagaaaaaacaaacaaacaaagttGTAATTTCAGACAGGATGGCCAATTGGAGCTCCCATTCATCTCATTTCCTCCTCCTCGGCCTCCTGTCTCTCCTCCTCCTCCACCCGACCACCAACACCACCGCGGCCATCCGCCTCCACATTGTCCAAAAACCAACCCCTTCCTCCGCCACCACCGTTCCCGCCTTCCGGGAAGCACCGGCCTTTCGCAATGGCAACACATGCAGCAGCAGGCATAATAAAGATGgcatgatcaatatcatccacatTGTCATGCCTCTCGATTCAAATTACATCAGAGGGACGATTGCAGCGGTGTTATCCATCTTGCAGCATTCCACCTGCCCGGAGAACGTCTCCTTCCACTTCCTATCCGCCCATCTCGAGCCGGAAATATACTCCTTGATCAAGTCCACCTTCCCTTACCTCACCTTCAAGATGTACCACTTCGATTCCAACAGGGTTCGTGGGAAGATCTCTAAATCCATAAGGCAAGCCCTGGACCAGCCCCTCAACTACGCGCGAATATACATGTCCGACATCCTCCCTATAGACGTGAAACGTGTGATATATTTAGACTCAGACATCATAGTGGTGGATGATATAGCAAAACTATGGGGTGTGGATTTAGGTGACAAGGTGTTGGCAGCACCAGAGTATTGCCATGCAAACTTCACAAACTATTTCACCGACGCATTCTGGTCGGACGTGAAGTTGTCTAGGACGTTTGAGGGACGACATCCGTGCTATTTCAACACCGGTGTGATGGTGGTGGATGTCGATCAATGGAGGAAAGGAGGATACACCCAGAAGGTAGAGGAGTGGATGGCAGTACAAAAGCAAAAAAGAATATATCATTTAGGATCATTGCCTCCTATTTTACTCATTTTTGCAGGTAATATTAAGCCAGTGGATCATAGGTGGAATCAGCACGGTTTAGGGGGAGACAATTTAGAAGGGAAATGTAGAGGACTTCACCCTGGCCCCATCAGCCTCCTACATTGGAGTGGTAAAGGTAAACCATGGTTGAGATTGGACTCTAGGAGGACATGCACCGTCGATTACCTGTGGGCGCCCTACGATCTCTACCGTTCCTCTCGCGTCGCGTTAGAAGACTGACTGATCATGCTCTGTCCACTTGATCGTCAAGGAACCACATGGACGGACGGACGATCCAGATTCTGATGATCATGTCGTCGAATTCGGTATATTTTTCATTCACATGCATGGTGTATATCAATGTCATGTAATACGGTTATAATAAGAAATTTAACACATACTTACGTAATATGCACAGAATCATGTGAGATGAGAACATAGAATTTGGAGCAGTTTTCAAAAGGATCTTTGTATGTACAAGATAGAGTACTGTGACACAAAGTCATGTAGATTTTTTCGGTAAAAGGAATGGATGAATTTATTAGAGAGTGTAAAATGGTCCAAGCAATTGGGAATGGAGGCGATTATATAGTTTTTCTCCATTTTTGCATTATAAAGTTCAGGATTAGCATAGCTttttatttcttcttcttcttcttctttttttaggACACTAATTTCTTTTGTTCATTAGAATCTCTGTAATTGTGTGTATTGCTGTGAATTTTAGGAACGTCTTTGTTTAATGAAGTCGCCCcttcaaattatattttatcaaaaGAAAAACGTTTAACCACAAATTCAAACTTTAAACACGAAGCATGCAGATTCTTAcgtctcaaattaaatatatcagTAAAACTTCGAACTATTAATATTCCCCTGTTCATCTCTACatgttaaaattataaaaatttcaaagatcGCTTATGCCAATTTCAGCTCACAACAAATTAAACAAGGAATAGAAGACAAAAAAGAAATAGCATGCATGAAGCCAATTAAACTGAGTCACTAATTGATTCACAATAATCGTTTAAGAAAGAAGAAAACTCACTTCATCTTGTTGACTTGCCTTCAGTAGCAGCACCACATTCCTCACCGGAGCAAATAATAAAGGTCGTGATCGATTAATTTCCAAATCTACTGatgcaaaatatatttttattgtattttgaaaTCCATTTTGTTCAATCTTGTTTCGGTCCAAAAAAAATGAACAttagtaaaattttattttataaactaatatattatatacggatctcaatgaaaaatcacTGCAAGAAAATTGCTAATAACAATGTTTGAATGAGGGGTTGCATCGTTTCTTGGATATTCCGTTGATGAATCTTACTCAGATTCATAATCAGATACTCCTATAAAAGATTGCATTTATCATACATACTAAATCAATTTGTCATCATGTAAAATCCAATATGGACCTATGGTAAACAACACTCGCGATGAAATTGATACCTTCGACCACAATGAAAAAAGAACTCAGCAGAAATCAATCGCGATGAGATAATAAGGTCATTACAACAAGAGAACAAAAAAGGGGCACTCCAGCAAGAACAAAGGTATTCATCGTCTAGTTAGAATCAAGGATGAAGATTAATGAATCAGTGTTGGACAAAATCATTTCATTGGAGTTCATGTTTTTCAATCATTTAATCTGAGTCTTGTTTTCTACATTCATACATGTTATATATCTTCGGTGTCTTGCGTGCAACGCGCATACAAATTTCTAGTGCATATTGAATGACACATTTGATCAACTGCTGTTGCAACTAATCCAATCATCAACACTTAAATCATCAGAAAGCATCGATGAGCAAGCATATTTGTTCACATCAAATAGTAACATGTTTCAAGCATTCCCATCACTGTCTATGCTTCAGGTGTCGCTGCGATGGGACATTTTCCCAATGTATTCCACAAATAGTAACATGTTTCAAGCATTCCCATCACTGTCTATGCTTCAGGTGTCGCTGCGATGGGACATTTTCCCAATGTATTCCACAAAACATAATCGCCAGAAACAACCTGATGCAACCATAAATGATAAGAAAAGGCTCAAAAGTCGAGTTATATGCAATAATGCAGCATTTTTCTGAGAGAGATAATAATGCTTTTCTGCAGCGGATGTTTATCCCAGGTATTATCTACAACTAATATTTGTCCACATGCTAACCCATTATCCAGCACACACATGAGCGAGAGGGCCCATCTCCTAATAACCTAATATTTTGTGAATGATCGGCAAACTTAGTGAGAAACAAGAAAGACCATCAAAAGATAATCAAACCTACATTCGTGTATTGCTATTAGCCAGCATAAAAAAAGCTCTATCAGAAAACAAAGCTAAGCATAACAATACATGCAGCATATGACAGTGCTACATCATGAAGCCACAAACTTTTCAAAAAGGCCAAATAGAAAAATCAGTCGGTAGAAGCCAGTTATACCTGAGTTGAACATTCCACAGGCGCCTTTACTGTAGGAAATATGCTTACCTGCACAGAGCATTTTAAAATGAACATCCAAATAATGAATCTGCCTCTAAAGGAAAAGATAAAATAGTAATTCGCACATATGATGTTACCAGACATGGAAAACCTCAGGGATTAACAGTAAAAGCAGAATAAAGATTGAACAATCCGCAGATGTTTAGTGGCGATGAtgtataaataatatgatgactCCCATGCAGAATGAGATAACTCTTAAAATAACTCCACCAAAGATTTGACAGAAATTACAGAAGAGTTGCTGCTATATCAGTTTTGAATGAGATGGATTCAACTTATCAAAGAAAAGGGCAACATCAGCATGGGAACAAAGAGGAGAAAGATGCCAGTATCAAGTTGGAAGAAGGTAAAACTAGAGTTGGCTACATCTCAACATTGTTTACTCGGAGGACAACCACCCTCCACAAAAACGTGGCATAGCTATCATGTGGCATCCAGAGGACCAGAGGTATCTATGTACTATAAAACTGTAGAATCTTCGAGCAAGAGACAACTTCTTCAAGTAAAGTACACTGAACAAAAGGCAGGGACAACATTTCACATGCATCAATAATCTTGAAGACAAATATGCCACCAGGCATTACAAAAGTTCTGAAGCTCATAATAAGTTGATGAAGCATATACAATAAACTGAACTTCATTTAGAGATCAAAGATGTATCCATAAGTTCTCATTTTGCTTTACTCTGTCCAATACTTACAAAttcaaagaaaatattattactcAAAATCAAGTGAAgctaatgaaaaaaaaaaagaaaaagaaagaaagaaagaagaaaccaAATTTGAGTTTTGCTACAACAACAGCAAAAGTTGACCGGATGCGTGAAAATGAATGACGGTATAAACACAATGCTACAAAAAAAAGATTAAACACTTCCCAATATATTCAAATGCTCAAAGTGAAACAGAGATGTGCTACAATGCAACGTCTATGATGTGACGAGATAGACTTACAGATTTAGGATCAATAGACATTCCTGATAAAGATGGTCCAATAAACTTGAAAGACACCTGCACAAAAATGAATTAATGCTAATTTTGGAAAGAATGTGCCCAGAAACAAAATGTAGAAAGTGCAATGATTCAAAGAATTTTGCATCTCCATGGCATATTGATTGTTTAGTACAAAAACTACAGAACAGAGTCTGGAAGAGATTTCGGGGGCAATGTTTATCGTCAAGATGTCCGATCTACCACCTTTTCTCAAGGTCTACCTGATTCTCTTAGAAGAATTGTTCGAGAATATTCAATCATGACAGCAATAAATCAGATTTCAAGTGCTAGTCGTTAGACAACCTCCAACTACATAGATACTGCATGCAAATAAATTTGTaatgtaaaataattaatctggATTTTTATACATTAAAAAAACATTCTAAGATGGCTAGCCTCAAAATGGTACACACTACTAATAAATGAAGCACATACTTTCGCATAGTTGTAAGCCTGCCAGCAAAAAGGCTCCTCTAGATCAACTGCTTGAAGATCCTTGCTCATTTTTTCCATTATATAGTCCTCAACATTGGCACTGCTAATGCTGGATTCTGTCTCAAAATCACTGTCTTCATCAGCCATAGTTCCAACCGCTGATCCAGCTGAAGGTGGCCTTTGAGCTTGCCATGGAGCAAACCTAACTGTTCCAGGAAAAGTTGCCTCAATGCTCTTCCCAGAAACACCCCGACTGTTGGTTATTAGCTTCCATTCAACAAAGTGTTCAGTATAGGAAACTGTTCCGATGGAAGGCGTCCCATCAAATGAAACCACCTTTCTTTTTGGAAAAGGCATGCTTACTGTACAGAACTCTATCGTTAGAGGAGCTTTATAACCTTCCATGAGACTCAACTTAAACAAAAAGGCACCTTCATTTTCTGAGACCATTGAGAGCTGGTAAAACCCCTTTATTGGAGGTCCGAAAGAACATAATGCTTGATAGCGCACTAACGTAAAATTCCCTAATGGT comes from Henckelia pumila isolate YLH828 chromosome 4, ASM3356847v2, whole genome shotgun sequence and encodes:
- the LOC140860149 gene encoding probable galacturonosyltransferase-like 4 isoform X2, whose protein sequence is MANWSSHSSHFLLLGLLSLLLLHPTTNTTAAIRLHIVQKPTPSSATTVPAFREAPAFRNGNTCSSRHNKDGMINIIHIVMPLDSNYIRGTIAAVLSILQHSTCPENVSFHFLSAHLEPEIYSLIKSTFPYLTFKMYHFDSNRVRGKISKSIRQALDQPLNYARIYMSDILPIDVKRVIYLDSDIIVVDDIAKLWGVDLGDKVLAAPEYCHANFTNYFTDAFWSDVKLSRTFEGRHPCYFNTGVMVVDVDQWRKGGYTQKVILSQWIIGGISTV
- the LOC140860149 gene encoding probable galacturonosyltransferase-like 4 isoform X1 translates to MANWSSHSSHFLLLGLLSLLLLHPTTNTTAAIRLHIVQKPTPSSATTVPAFREAPAFRNGNTCSSRHNKDGMINIIHIVMPLDSNYIRGTIAAVLSILQHSTCPENVSFHFLSAHLEPEIYSLIKSTFPYLTFKMYHFDSNRVRGKISKSIRQALDQPLNYARIYMSDILPIDVKRVIYLDSDIIVVDDIAKLWGVDLGDKVLAAPEYCHANFTNYFTDAFWSDVKLSRTFEGRHPCYFNTGVMVVDVDQWRKGGYTQKVEEWMAVQKQKRIYHLGSLPPILLIFAGNIKPVDHRWNQHGLGGDNLEGKCRGLHPGPISLLHWSGKGKPWLRLDSRRTCTVDYLWAPYDLYRSSRVALED